DNA from Agarilytica rhodophyticola:
ATTCTACTAACAATACTTTTGTCAGCTTCACCTGTTTTCGCTTCTTACAGCAGCTGGGCAACGCCAACTATGGTAAGCATTGTCCTCGACAGAGGATTCAGAATAGACGGACAATTTGGAAACCCAAACTCATGTGAAAAAAGTGACATTATATTTGTGAGCAAAGAACATCCACAATATGACCAATTATACTCAGCTGCTTTAGCTGCCTTTACTTCAGGTAACCGAATAAGCCTTGAAATAAGGAAGTGTGGAAATGTTGGGTGGATATCCGATAAAACTATTAATTTTCTTGATGCATCAAGTCCAGGTGAACTTAGAAGCATCAAGTGATTTAACAAATAGCACTAACCAGGACTACTCGCCGCGTTGCCGCACTTTATACTTTAAAAATCCTCCAACAATTCCTTCTAAATAAATTTAAAAACCTGTTGATGCTTGCAGGATTTAAGTGGTGGATAAGTGGGCAGCTTTAACGCAAAGAAAAGTATTTTTATGATATGATGCACTTGGTACTTATTTATTAAACCTAGAATATTACCTGCAATAACTTTGTTCATTGTGGTGAAGCTTGCTCCAGAAGCTAAGACTTATTCAGTATAAATTAAGTTTTGCCCTTTTCCTAATTGTTAGACTTTCACTGCTTCAGCAGCAATCTTCGGTTGTATGCCTATCGCTTCCATTATGTTTTTTACGCGGCTACAGGAATCTCACGCATCTGTCCTCTGAGTGTGGGAAGCATATGATTAGTGGTTAATTCTGTTACTGGGTTAAGAAAGGTGTCCACATTATCCAACCTTACAGTATTGGGTTGTTCGAACATAAGCGGCACTGCCATCAGTTTGTCTAAAGAGGCATTAGAATTTACGCTATAATTCGTTTCATTGATTTCGTTGGAGGTTGGTTGTTCAAAGGCTTTTTTCTGTTTGTGATTAAGTTTTTGAGTGTCGAGAATCATGGTCTCCATACCGTTGTCATCCTTAAGCCCTTTTGCTGCTGCTAGGGCCATGCCTCCACCTAGTGAGTGGCCGATTATTTGTTTTGGGAGTTGCTCTGGTGAACTACTGCCTTCATTCATCAAGTCAACGAGTTTCTCTAAACCTCTATATTTATGACCCATACCCCCTAATCCTGTGACGACATCTTGAATAAGGTCTCCTTTATCCTGTGTCCCTCTTGCTACGAATACAAGTTCGCCACTAATATGGTCTTGATGAAGATTAATATCCAGCTTTTTCGTTAAATCCAGCATTTTTTCTGCTTGTTTGGGACTAAGGTTGGGAAATTGCTTATTGAGCTCTTCGCTGGTGTTTAAGCGAGTGTCTAGCATTTTAAGCATAGTTTTAGCATCATCGTCGGTTAATTTAAGGTTTTCTAGTCCTTTTGGGGGGGGGAATTTGTCTTGTAGCCACTTAATTGCAGCCTTTTCATCCTTCTGTTTTAGCTCGCTTAATTCATTTATTCCATCATCGTCAAGATAAGTAAGTTGTGCGTAGAGTGTGCTATTAAGATGTTTCTCTTTCTGTCTTTGTGATAAATAGCTAAAGTCAGCTTGCACTGTAGCCGAGTTTTTTCCCATCAACGCATCTAGTTGCGATATTACGCTGCCTTTATTTAGTTTTTGTGTGGGAGCGAGCAGCATAGAGCTCGCTTGGTTGCCCAGTGGTTTTAGGTCAAGGGGAAACTGTAGGCGTTTTGAAGATGGTGCAATGTTAATGTGTGGCAGCTTAAGCTGTGGGGCGAGCCTTGTGGCAGTACTTTGCTTGGCTAAAACACCGATCGATGTATTTACAAACGAAGGTGTGGGTGTTTTGATCATACCCGTGCCTTAAGAAGGGACTGTATATGAAAAGGCTGATCGTTGCGTTCAATTGTTTTTATTTGTTTTTCCTTATCATCGGTGATATTGATAAGGGCTTTTGCCAGATTACAAGTATTGGTAAAAATATTATAGAAAGTCGACGTGTCTAAGACTTCACATGAGCAAAGATAGGTCAAAATAATGGCATCTTCGTAAGGGCTTATACTGAGGCTTGCGCCATTGAGCCTGCTGCCGGGAAAGCATGCTACCATTAACCTTTTAAGTGTAGAGTAATCTGTGTTCTGATCACCACTTAAGGGGTATATTGGAATTAATAAGTTTAAGCTTTCACCATTACTAGTTAATGCCAGAGTAATATCAAGCTTATTCTCATAAGTTAGCGCACAGGTATTATCTTGATTGAGCTCAATTTTAGGGCAATTAAGAGATTGACAAAACTCTGTTAGGATATCATTAATTTTTTTCTTGCTCATAAGTTTCACACTAATAGCTTGTACTCTTCTCTTCTGTCATCATTGCAGATGAGTAATAGCTTTTTCATATTTATTTTTTAGACCTACATCTTTAGTTGAGTCTTGTATACTTTTTAACATCTTTATTCCATCGCCTTTTTCATTGGTTTTTTCTAATGCTGCTGCATAATCCGTAAAGAACATAACATCATCTACACCTATTGCTTTAGCAGCTACTTTGTAGTGAGTTAATGCAGTCTTAGTATCTCCTTCAAGGTTATCTATATATTGCGCGATTGCCTTGTTCGCTAACGGATTATTTTTATCTATGGCTAGAGCTTCTTGGTATATTTTTTTGGGATCATCAGCTGACGACTGAGGAGGCTCTTCAGCGCCGGCTTGATAAGCGGTATCTGCCTTCAGTAGTAGTAACTCTATCGATTTAGGAAATTTTTTAAGAGACTGGTCGATAATGTCTAGTGTCTCTTGATAGGTAATGTTATTGTCATTTAATTTTTCTTGACATAGCTTAACTAAGTCTCTTTCTGATGTTGTCATACTCATTGATTTACTCGATGAAAGTGTTGGAGGATGAGACAATACATTAGAAAATATATTTTTGTTTTCTAATGGTTTAGATCTGACACGAGATACTTCTGAAATACTTTGATCAGAGGAAGCTATTCTTATCATATTCTTTCATTCCATCATATATTATTAGCTATACTGGTGTATTAAAAATAATCTTCATTTTAATGCTTCTTAGCGAAGATATTTGCTACATCATCACCATCTACATTCATTGTTGTTGGGCCTGGATGGCCAACGGATATCTCGATATTAATATTTGGCCTATTGGCACAAAATTGTTGTATAACATGTTCACATGACGGACAAATAGGGCGCTGTGATACTAATTGTATTGTTCCTTTTGAGTCAGGTGTTGTTTCTCTAAAAATTTTGTCTAATATTTTAATTTCTGTATCGGCTTTCCTGTCATTCTGTTTAGTTTTTATTGTGCTAAAAAGTTCATTATGTAAGTTGATAGGTGGAACAAAACCTTCTATATTATCCATGCCACTAAAGGCCTCTAGATTACTCTGCTTTCCATCTATATTTACACGAGCAAAAGCTATATTACCATTGCTAAAAGTACTAAATCGATCAAGACTCATTGCAACATTATCTCTTATATCACGCAATCTTTGTTGGTCTTGTGTACCTGCTTTACCATTTAGGCCACCGATAGTTACATTGGTTGGTAAACGCGTTTTTGTCGTTTCCTGCCATTTATTAAAATTTAGGGCGACAGTAGCCTTATTCTCCTTTGGTATATTGCTTTTCTTCGATCCTTTTTGGCTGGCTACTTGCTGCCAACCATCATCGTCTACCGCTGGTTTGTTATTTGATATATTGGTTGAACCGTTGTTTCTATTTTTTTTCTTTTTTCTAGATCTTTTACTGCTTATCTGTTGCGAAACATCATCGTTGGCTGGCTCATCCACGGCTACTCCTGCTGAGCTGCTAGCGGATGGTTTTTGCTTTTGTATCAGTAATTGTTGTAATAGCTCTTCTTGAGTTGCGTTTTTTTTGCTTCCCAAAATATCTACTGGTGAGTTATCTGTTTCTGGTGCTTGTGCCAAATGCTCCTGTGCAACTGCATTTGGCGACATAACAATTGGTGGTCTAGCTTGGGCTTGCGAAACAACTGAACTTAGGTTGTTGTTAGATGAAGCTGCATTTGTGGAATTTGCACCACTACTTCCCGTTTGAGCTGGTAACGGTTGGCCATAAATCCTGTTGTAAACTGCACTTGGAATATTACCCATAGTATTTCCGGCCTGAGTATTAGTCTTTGGTGGACTAATTTGCATTTATACAATGTTGAGTTTTAACAAGCTGCGAATATTAGTGGCTTTGGATGCCGGATTGTTCTGTAAGTATTTTTAATTAGTAAAATGTATACAATAAATCGCTTGGTTTATATCGGTTTAAATAGTTTCTGATATTTTTTGTTGAATTGTCTTTGAGAAAAGAATGTAGAAAAAAATAGAAAGTGAGATCTTGTCTTTGCGACGTAAATTTAAATGATATGCTATCCCTAGCTTTGCGGTTTAAATAGGAGAGTTGGTTAACATGTTTTTTTTAGGGGAAATTTATAAGCATTGAATTATTTTGGAGTTTTTAGATTAAAAATTTTTTCTAAAATCAAAATGTAAATAAATAATCCTCTTCTACTGTTTCAACCCCCTCCTTAAATGGCATAAGCGTTCTTGTATCTTTTATATAAGCATTAATATGTTGTATTTCTTGTTGAGTGAATTCATTGATAGCACCGTTAAATGACGGGTGGCTGAGCCAGTGGTAAGAGCGTGTTTTAATCGGCGTAAAGCCACGTTGAATTTTATGCTCACCTTGGGCGCCTGGGTCGAATCGTTTTAATTGGTGTTGGATGGCATATTCAATACCCTGGTAATAGCAGCACTCAAAGTGTAATCCATCGAGATCTATCTGAGTACCCCAGTAGCGGCCGTAAAGCGTATCTTCGTCGCGCAGATATAGGGCTGCGGCGATCATATTATTTTGATGGTGGGCACTACATACTAATACTTGTTGAGGAAATTCATGGCCGAGTCGATGGAAAAAATCTGGACCTAAATAACCTGTGCGGCCACTCCTTTTAAGATAGGTACGATGGTAGAG
Protein-coding regions in this window:
- a CDS encoding type III secretion system chaperone, with translation MSKKKINDILTEFCQSLNCPKIELNQDNTCALTYENKLDITLALTSNGESLNLLIPIYPLSGDQNTDYSTLKRLMVACFPGSRLNGASLSISPYEDAIILTYLCSCEVLDTSTFYNIFTNTCNLAKALINITDDKEKQIKTIERNDQPFHIQSLLKARV
- a CDS encoding tetratricopeptide repeat protein, translating into MIRIASSDQSISEVSRVRSKPLENKNIFSNVLSHPPTLSSSKSMSMTTSERDLVKLCQEKLNDNNITYQETLDIIDQSLKKFPKSIELLLLKADTAYQAGAEEPPQSSADDPKKIYQEALAIDKNNPLANKAIAQYIDNLEGDTKTALTHYKVAAKAIGVDDVMFFTDYAAALEKTNEKGDGIKMLKSIQDSTKDVGLKNKYEKAITHLQ
- a CDS encoding deaminase domain-containing protein is translated as MGNIPSAVYNRIYGQPLPAQTGSSGANSTNAASSNNNLSSVVSQAQARPPIVMSPNAVAQEHLAQAPETDNSPVDILGSKKNATQEELLQQLLIQKQKPSASSSAGVAVDEPANDDVSQQISSKRSRKKKKNRNNGSTNISNNKPAVDDDGWQQVASQKGSKKSNIPKENKATVALNFNKWQETTKTRLPTNVTIGGLNGKAGTQDQQRLRDIRDNVAMSLDRFSTFSNGNIAFARVNIDGKQSNLEAFSGMDNIEGFVPPINLHNELFSTIKTKQNDRKADTEIKILDKIFRETTPDSKGTIQLVSQRPICPSCEHVIQQFCANRPNINIEISVGHPGPTTMNVDGDDVANIFAKKH